Proteins encoded within one genomic window of Polaribacter sp. NJDZ03:
- a CDS encoding TrkA family potassium uptake protein — MKITVLESKINKTLFLVIAILSLGTIGYMTLSNYSFIDALYMTVITVTTVGFGELRPFSPEEKVFTIFLILTSITVFGYAVSAFSEYLVSGKLFEQFKHRKVEKKIASLKGHTIVCGYGRNGKQAILKLKNYNKDFVVIEKSKERIEVLDAAGVLNISGDATLDETLLRAGIEKASYLITALPSDANNLFVVLTVSQLNKGCKVISRASNESSYSKLKIAGASNVIMPDKLGGDHMASLVTTPDVIEFVDRLTIEGETTANLEEIAVNDLPEKYINKTLLDLDLRKKTGCTVIGFIDPNKEYIINPEADCLLIKGSHLIVLGRPNQIIKLRELF, encoded by the coding sequence ATGAAGATAACTGTATTAGAATCTAAAATTAATAAAACCTTATTTTTAGTTATTGCGATACTATCTTTAGGTACAATAGGGTATATGACGCTTTCTAATTACTCTTTTATAGACGCCTTGTATATGACGGTTATTACCGTTACTACTGTTGGTTTTGGAGAGTTAAGACCATTTTCTCCGGAAGAAAAAGTGTTTACAATATTTTTAATTTTAACAAGTATCACCGTTTTTGGATATGCCGTTTCTGCTTTTTCAGAATATTTAGTTAGCGGTAAATTATTTGAACAGTTTAAGCACAGAAAAGTGGAAAAGAAAATAGCAAGTTTAAAAGGGCATACTATTGTTTGTGGATATGGAAGAAATGGTAAACAAGCAATTTTAAAATTAAAAAATTATAATAAAGACTTTGTTGTTATTGAAAAAAGTAAAGAACGAATAGAAGTTTTAGATGCAGCTGGGGTTTTAAATATAAGTGGAGATGCAACTTTAGATGAAACTTTATTAAGAGCGGGTATAGAGAAAGCATCTTATTTAATTACTGCTTTACCTTCGGATGCTAATAACTTATTTGTAGTTTTAACGGTTAGCCAATTAAATAAAGGATGCAAGGTAATAAGTAGGGCTTCTAATGAGTCTTCTTATAGTAAGTTAAAAATTGCAGGAGCAAGTAATGTAATTATGCCAGATAAACTAGGGGGAGATCACATGGCTTCTTTAGTAACTACACCAGATGTTATTGAGTTTGTAGACCGGTTAACTATAGAAGGAGAAACTACTGCTAATTTAGAAGAAATAGCGGTAAATGATTTGCCAGAAAAATATATAAATAAGACACTCTTAGATTTAGATTTAAGAAAAAAAACGGGATGTACTGTTATCGGTTTTATAGACCCCAATAAAGAATATATTATAAATCCGGAAGCAGATTGCCTACTTATTAAAGGGTCTCATCTAATTGTCTTGGGGAGACCAAATCAAATAATTAAATTAAGAGAGTTGTTTTAG
- a CDS encoding PspC domain-containing protein — translation MIDNIRHFFERNGFHVSSRLADRIGMRALNVRLFFIYVTFFTVGLSFGFYLTMAFVFKLKDMIYTKRSSVFDL, via the coding sequence ATGATAGATAATATTCGACATTTTTTTGAGAGAAATGGGTTTCATGTTTCGTCAAGATTAGCAGATAGAATAGGTATGAGAGCCTTAAATGTGCGTTTATTTTTTATTTATGTTACTTTTTTTACAGTAGGTTTGTCTTTTGGTTTTTATTTAACAATGGCATTTGTTTTTAAGCTTAAAGACATGATATATACTAAAAGAAGTTCTGTCTTCGACCTATAA
- the uvrA gene encoding excinuclease ABC subunit UvrA, producing the protein MKDQEYIEVYGARVHNLKNIDVKIPREKLVVITGLSGSGKSSLAFDTIYAEGQRRYIETFSAYARQFLGGLERPDVDKIDGLSPVISIEQKTTNKSPRSTVGTITEIYDFLRLLFARAADAYSYNTGEKMVSYSDEQIRQLILTDFADKKIAVLAPLVKSRKGHYRELFEQISKQGFLRVRVDGEIKEIEKGMRLDRYKTHDIEVVIDRLLINESAEKRLEETIKTALYSGNNIMMVIDIDDNEPRYFSRELMCPTSGIAYPNPEPNTFSFNSPKGACDKCSGLGITNEINLDKVIPDNSISIQKGGIIPLGEQKSSWIFKQIENIAERYQFKLTDPIKSIPKEALDVILNGGNESFEIESKAAGVTRNYKIDFEGIISFIENQYDSAESTTIKRWAKGFMDEVSCSTCGGKRLKKEALHFKIIDKNISDLAQMDATELAKWFANIEKSLSKKQLIIAAEILKEIRTRIQFLLDVGLDYLTLDRTSKSLSGGEAQRIRLATQIGSQLVGVLYILDEPSIGLHQRDNQKLIDSLVKLRDIGNSVLVVEHDKDMMEHADFVFDIGPGAGRHGGEIVSSGTFEELKKQNTLTADYLTGRKEIAVPKKRREGNGKFIKLKGATGNNLKNVSVEFPLGKMICVTGVSGSGKSTLINETLYPILNAHIYRGVKKPMPYKKIEGLEHVDKVIDIDQSPIGRTPRSNPATYTGTFGEIRSLFAKTPEAAIRGYKPGRFSFNVKGGRCETCQGGGVRVIEMNFLPDVQVECETCQGKRFNRETLEIRYKGKSISDVLNMTIEDATNFFELIPKIHRKLKTIKDVGLGYITLGQQSTTLSGGEAQRIKLASELSKRDTGNTFYILDEPTTGLHFEDIRVLMDVLNKLANKGNTVLIIEHNLDVVKLADYIIDVGMEGGKKGGKILCTGTPEEVAEHKTSYTAKFLKKELN; encoded by the coding sequence TTGAAAGACCAAGAATATATAGAAGTATATGGAGCAAGAGTCCATAACTTAAAAAATATTGATGTAAAAATACCTCGTGAAAAACTAGTTGTAATAACTGGCTTAAGCGGAAGCGGAAAATCTTCTTTAGCTTTTGACACTATTTATGCAGAAGGACAAAGGCGATATATTGAAACTTTTTCTGCCTATGCACGTCAGTTTTTAGGTGGATTAGAAAGACCAGATGTTGATAAAATTGATGGCCTATCGCCAGTAATATCCATAGAGCAGAAAACAACTAATAAAAGTCCGCGCTCTACCGTTGGAACCATTACAGAAATTTACGATTTTTTAAGGCTATTATTTGCAAGGGCTGCAGATGCTTACTCCTACAATACTGGAGAAAAAATGGTCAGTTATTCTGATGAACAAATAAGACAACTTATTTTAACCGATTTTGCTGATAAAAAAATTGCTGTTTTAGCACCTTTGGTAAAATCTAGAAAAGGACACTATAGAGAACTTTTTGAGCAAATTTCTAAACAAGGATTTTTACGTGTTCGAGTAGATGGAGAAATTAAAGAAATAGAAAAAGGAATGCGTTTAGACCGATATAAAACGCATGATATAGAAGTTGTAATAGATAGACTTTTAATTAATGAATCTGCAGAAAAACGTTTAGAAGAAACCATAAAAACGGCCTTATATTCTGGGAATAATATTATGATGGTTATTGACATTGATGACAATGAACCTCGTTATTTTAGTAGAGAATTAATGTGCCCAACATCGGGTATTGCATATCCGAATCCAGAACCTAATACTTTTTCTTTTAATTCGCCAAAAGGTGCATGTGATAAATGTAGCGGATTAGGAATTACCAATGAAATTAACCTAGACAAAGTAATTCCAGATAACTCTATTTCCATACAAAAAGGAGGAATAATTCCTTTAGGAGAACAAAAAAGTAGTTGGATTTTTAAACAGATAGAAAATATTGCAGAACGTTATCAATTCAAATTAACAGACCCAATAAAAAGTATTCCAAAAGAAGCGTTAGACGTAATTTTAAATGGCGGTAACGAATCTTTTGAAATTGAATCTAAAGCTGCTGGGGTTACAAGAAATTATAAAATAGATTTTGAAGGAATTATTTCTTTCATAGAAAACCAATATGACAGTGCAGAAAGCACGACAATAAAACGTTGGGCAAAAGGTTTTATGGATGAAGTTTCTTGCTCTACCTGTGGTGGAAAAAGATTAAAAAAAGAAGCGCTTCATTTTAAAATTATAGACAAAAACATTAGCGACTTAGCACAAATGGATGCTACTGAACTTGCTAAATGGTTTGCAAATATTGAAAAAAGTTTATCAAAAAAACAACTAATTATTGCTGCTGAAATTTTAAAAGAAATTAGAACTAGAATTCAGTTTTTATTAGATGTTGGTTTAGATTACTTAACGTTAGACAGAACCTCTAAATCACTTTCTGGTGGAGAAGCACAAAGAATCCGTTTGGCAACTCAAATAGGATCACAATTAGTTGGTGTTCTTTATATTTTAGATGAACCAAGTATTGGATTGCATCAAAGAGACAATCAAAAATTAATAGACTCGTTAGTTAAATTAAGAGATATTGGTAACTCTGTTTTAGTCGTTGAGCACGATAAAGATATGATGGAGCATGCCGATTTCGTGTTCGATATTGGTCCTGGAGCAGGAAGACATGGTGGAGAAATAGTAAGTTCTGGCACTTTTGAAGAGTTAAAAAAACAAAATACCTTAACGGCAGACTATCTAACAGGAAGAAAAGAAATTGCGGTTCCTAAAAAACGTCGTGAAGGAAATGGAAAGTTTATCAAACTAAAAGGAGCAACAGGTAACAATTTAAAAAATGTTTCTGTAGAATTTCCTTTAGGAAAAATGATTTGTGTTACAGGAGTTTCTGGAAGTGGAAAATCTACCTTAATAAATGAAACCTTATATCCTATTTTAAACGCTCATATATATAGAGGTGTCAAAAAACCGATGCCATATAAGAAAATTGAAGGTTTAGAGCATGTAGATAAAGTAATAGACATCGATCAATCTCCAATTGGTAGAACCCCACGTTCTAACCCAGCAACCTATACAGGTACTTTTGGTGAAATTAGAAGTTTGTTTGCAAAAACTCCGGAAGCTGCAATTCGTGGTTATAAACCTGGTCGTTTTTCTTTTAATGTAAAAGGTGGAAGATGTGAAACTTGCCAAGGTGGTGGAGTACGTGTGATTGAAATGAACTTTTTACCAGACGTACAAGTAGAATGTGAAACTTGCCAAGGAAAACGTTTTAACAGAGAAACTTTAGAGATTCGTTATAAAGGAAAGTCGATTTCTGATGTTTTAAATATGACTATTGAAGATGCTACAAATTTCTTTGAACTCATACCAAAAATACACAGAAAATTAAAAACCATTAAAGATGTTGGTTTAGGATACATAACTCTAGGGCAACAATCTACCACACTTTCTGGAGGAGAAGCGCAGCGTATTAAATTAGCATCAGAACTATCTAAAAGAGATACCGGAAACACTTTTTATATTTTAGATGAACCTACAACAGGTCTTCATTTTGAAGATATTAGAGTACTTATGGATGTTCTTAATAAACTTGCCAATAAAGGAAATACCGTCTTAATTATAGAACACAATTTAGATGTTGTAAAATTAGCAGATTACATTATAGATGTTGGTATGGAAGGCGGAAAAAAAGGTGGGAAAATTCTTTGCACAGGAACACCAGAAGAAGTTGCAGAACATAAAACAAGCTATACTGCTAAATTCCTTAAAAAAGAGTTGAATTAA
- a CDS encoding TIGR00730 family Rossman fold protein has translation MTSDDRKIKEKLQTKTWNEIKTNDSWAIFKIMAEFVDGYERLSKIGPSVSIFGSARTKPDHPYYKLAEEVAFQLTQNGYGVITGGGPGIMEAGNKGAHRGKGSSVGLNIELPFEQHDNPWIDQGKSLDFDYFFVRKVMFVKYSQGFVVMPGGFGTMDELFEAITLIQTHKIGRFPIILVGTKFWGGLLDWIKNTLIEEGNISEKDLDLFRLVDTAEEAIEHLNNFYDKYHFKPNF, from the coding sequence ATGACAAGTGATGACAGAAAAATAAAAGAAAAATTACAAACAAAAACCTGGAATGAGATAAAAACAAATGATTCTTGGGCTATTTTTAAAATAATGGCAGAGTTTGTAGATGGTTACGAGCGTTTAAGTAAAATAGGACCATCAGTATCTATTTTTGGATCTGCAAGAACAAAACCAGATCATCCATATTATAAATTAGCAGAAGAAGTTGCTTTTCAATTAACTCAAAACGGTTACGGTGTAATTACTGGTGGTGGACCAGGAATTATGGAAGCAGGGAATAAGGGTGCTCATAGAGGAAAAGGAAGTTCTGTAGGATTAAATATTGAATTGCCTTTTGAACAGCATGATAACCCATGGATTGACCAAGGAAAAAGTTTAGACTTCGATTACTTTTTTGTACGTAAAGTAATGTTTGTAAAATACTCGCAAGGTTTTGTTGTAATGCCTGGTGGTTTTGGTACCATGGATGAGCTTTTTGAAGCTATTACACTAATACAAACCCATAAAATTGGTCGTTTTCCAATTATTTTAGTAGGAACAAAGTTCTGGGGAGGTTTATTAGATTGGATAAAAAATACTCTTATAGAAGAAGGAAATATTAGTGAAAAAGATTTAGATCTTTTTAGATTGGTAGATACCGCAGAAGAAGCTATTGAACATCTTAATAATTTTTACGATAAATATCATTTTAAACCTAATTTCTAA
- a CDS encoding aminopeptidase, which translates to MFSQQNSISIKSKLDTKKDELKIQQEIIFYNQSDSILTKVYLHNWANSYRDRKTPLSKRFIKDFRKDLYFAKAEELGSSLIKSLSVDFENVYFKELDKQADIIEIDLDKPLYPNSKITISITYIVKIPNARFTKYGKTKTGYHLRNWYLTPAVYDNGWQLMSNLNLDDLYEKSTDFKIEIDVPKDLIVESNLYQYKTKKENTNSYYLIGKNKTDIILGINKTEQLKTYTTKTVTVHTDVFSKELDYNLTTSILNRELLFIQKYLGKYPHVEIFIDKTTQSKNPIYGLNQLPNFLRPFSDTFKWDVTMFKALTKRYIENTLLLNKRKDYWLMDGIQNYLMIEYVEQYYPEVKLLGKVSNSWFLKRFNISKLDFNDKYPFVYQFTARKFLDQALNTSADSLSNFNRKIVSKYKAGLGFRFLKGYLGDSILNQTIQEFYQNNQLKIIRSTNFNQLLSSKTTKDLDWFFDDFVKTNKKIDHKIESITKEKDSISVTIKNKRNITTPLALYAIKDKEIILKKWIADVDSTKTVKFKKGDYDTFVLNYENLYPELNTLNNWKKVDKKILNKPLKFSFLKDISSPNYNQVFYQPDANYNFYNGLILGVKLHNKPLIKRNFDFKISPYYATKSKTLIGSFSLLYNQFFEKTKIYKVAYGLSGGTSDYAPNLSYKSLVPYVDITFKRKTLRDISSESLRAKLIHIDKEIAPNAIKTDQDNYSILSLSYNYSNPDIIKEFRYSFSTEFAKKFSKASLDLRFRTLTTTDTQLDFRFFAGVFLNNKTEGDYFSFGLDRSNDYLFQLNYLGRSESSGFFSQQYIITEGGFKSVLPTRFANQFMVSNNSSIGLWRWIEVYNDVAFLKNKNHPLYFAYENGIRFNFVHEIFEIYFPLYSNNGWEISQNAYPEKIRFSLSADVKSIYNFFKRGFL; encoded by the coding sequence GTGTTTTCGCAGCAGAATTCAATCAGCATAAAATCTAAATTAGACACCAAAAAAGACGAGCTTAAAATTCAACAAGAAATTATTTTCTACAACCAATCAGACTCTATATTAACTAAAGTCTATCTTCATAATTGGGCAAACAGCTATAGAGACAGAAAAACGCCGTTATCTAAAAGATTTATTAAGGATTTTAGAAAAGATCTATACTTTGCTAAAGCTGAAGAATTAGGCTCATCTCTCATAAAAAGTCTTTCTGTAGATTTTGAAAACGTCTATTTTAAAGAATTAGACAAACAGGCAGATATTATAGAAATAGACCTTGACAAGCCATTATATCCAAATTCAAAAATCACTATATCTATAACCTATATTGTAAAAATACCCAATGCTCGTTTTACAAAATATGGTAAAACAAAAACAGGCTATCACCTTAGAAATTGGTATTTAACACCCGCTGTTTACGACAATGGTTGGCAATTAATGAGTAATTTAAATTTAGATGATTTATATGAGAAAAGCACTGATTTTAAAATAGAAATCGATGTACCTAAAGATTTAATTGTAGAATCTAATTTATATCAATATAAAACAAAAAAAGAAAACACAAACAGTTACTATTTAATTGGAAAAAATAAAACCGATATTATTCTTGGAATCAACAAAACCGAACAACTAAAAACCTATACCACAAAAACAGTTACTGTACATACAGATGTTTTCTCTAAAGAATTAGATTACAATTTAACAACCAGTATTTTAAATAGAGAACTCCTTTTTATTCAAAAATATTTAGGAAAATACCCTCATGTAGAAATTTTTATTGATAAAACAACTCAAAGTAAAAATCCAATCTATGGCTTAAATCAATTGCCTAATTTTTTACGCCCATTTTCCGATACTTTTAAATGGGATGTTACAATGTTTAAGGCACTTACAAAAAGGTATATAGAAAACACCTTACTCTTAAACAAAAGAAAAGATTACTGGTTAATGGACGGAATACAAAACTATTTAATGATAGAATATGTAGAGCAGTACTATCCAGAAGTAAAACTTTTAGGTAAAGTATCTAACTCTTGGTTTTTAAAAAGATTTAATATTTCTAAATTAGATTTTAATGATAAATATCCTTTTGTATACCAATTTACAGCACGTAAATTTTTAGACCAAGCATTAAATACTTCCGCAGACTCTCTTTCTAATTTTAATAGAAAAATTGTAAGCAAGTACAAAGCTGGCCTAGGTTTTCGTTTTTTAAAAGGATATTTAGGTGATAGCATTCTAAACCAGACAATACAAGAGTTCTACCAAAACAACCAATTAAAAATTATAAGAAGTACTAATTTTAATCAATTACTATCTTCTAAGACTACTAAAGATTTAGACTGGTTTTTTGATGATTTTGTAAAGACCAATAAAAAAATAGATCATAAAATTGAAAGTATAACAAAAGAAAAAGATAGCATCTCTGTAACCATTAAAAACAAAAGAAATATTACTACTCCTTTGGCTCTTTATGCAATAAAAGATAAAGAAATTATATTAAAAAAATGGATAGCTGATGTTGATAGCACTAAAACCGTAAAATTTAAAAAAGGAGACTACGACACTTTTGTGTTAAATTATGAAAACCTATATCCAGAATTAAATACTTTAAATAACTGGAAAAAGGTTGACAAAAAAATTCTTAATAAACCTTTAAAATTCTCATTTTTAAAAGACATAAGCAGTCCAAATTACAATCAAGTTTTTTACCAACCTGACGCAAATTATAATTTTTACAATGGTTTAATTCTTGGTGTAAAATTACACAACAAACCACTGATAAAAAGAAATTTTGATTTTAAAATATCTCCTTATTATGCTACAAAAAGTAAAACACTTATAGGTAGTTTTTCTTTGCTTTATAATCAGTTTTTTGAAAAAACAAAAATCTACAAAGTAGCTTACGGTTTGTCTGGAGGCACCTCTGATTACGCACCTAATTTATCGTATAAATCTCTTGTTCCTTATGTAGACATTACTTTTAAAAGAAAAACATTAAGAGATATTTCATCAGAGTCTTTAAGAGCAAAATTAATTCATATAGATAAAGAAATTGCGCCTAATGCTATAAAAACAGACCAAGATAATTATAGCATTCTTAGTCTAAGTTACAATTACTCTAACCCAGATATCATTAAAGAATTTAGATACAGTTTTAGTACTGAGTTTGCTAAAAAATTCTCTAAAGCATCATTAGATCTTAGGTTTAGAACCTTAACAACAACAGACACACAGTTAGATTTTAGATTTTTTGCAGGTGTATTCCTTAACAACAAAACGGAAGGAGATTATTTTAGTTTTGGTTTAGATAGAAGTAATGACTACCTTTTTCAATTAAATTACTTAGGTAGATCTGAAAGTTCTGGTTTTTTTAGTCAACAATATATCATCACCGAAGGTGGTTTTAAATCTGTATTACCTACACGGTTTGCAAATCAATTTATGGTTTCTAATAATTCTAGCATCGGTTTATGGAGATGGATAGAAGTTTATAATGATGTGGCTTTCTTAAAAAATAAAAATCATCCGCTGTATTTTGCCTACGAAAACGGAATTCGTTTTAATTTTGTACATGAAATTTTCGAAATTTACTTTCCTTTATATTCTAACAATGGTTGGGAAATATCTCAGAATGCGTATCCAGAAAAAATAAGATTCTCTTTATCTGCAGATGTAAAATCTATTTACAACTTTTTTAAGAGAGGTTTTTTATAG
- a CDS encoding thiamine pyrophosphate-dependent enzyme — protein sequence MLQETPIDNKQKLSFKDFKTEVLNDYKIAKISRECSLLGRREVLTGKAKFGIFGDGKEVPQLAMAKAFKLGDFRSGYYRDQTFMMAIGELTPQQFFAGLYAHTDIKAEPMSAGRQMGGHFTTHSLNEDGSWKNLTKQYNSSADISPTAGQMPRLLGLAQASKIYRTEKSVQHKSKFSINGNEVAWGTIGNASTSEGLFFETINAAGVLQVPMVMSVWDDEYGISVHAKHQTTKESISEILKGFQREHNKAGYEIFVVNGWDYVQLVDIYSKAAKIAREEHVPVLIHVKELTQPQGHSTSGSHERYKDKKRLNWEKDHDCITKMRNWILDFELETETGETLRFVESEEDLIILEKEAKKEVLSAKRNAWNAFINDIKTEVNTACQLLDKVAEKSKNSSFINKHKKDLISIVEPSRKDVLSTTRKTLRYLSDENFAEKILLQNFIKNAIKSASEKFSSYLHSESNLSALNVSEKKPIYSDSKTLVDARIIMRDNFDAILKKHPEVIIFGEDAGFIGDVNQGLEGLQEKYGEIRVADTGIREATIIGQGIGLAMRGLRPIAEIQYLDYLLYALQIMSDDLATLHYRTFGKQKAPLIIRTRGHRLEGIWHAGSPMGGIINNVRGIHVLVPRNMTKAAGFYNTLLEGDEPALVIECLNGYRLKEELPVNLGDYKTQIGVVETVKEGTDLTVVSYGSTLRIVEEVAKELLQADINIEIIDAQSLLPFDLNHDCVKSLQKTNKLLIIDEDLPGGASAYLLQEIVEKQNGYMFLDSKPATLTAKEHRTAYGTDGDYFSKPSAEDIYEKIYEIMNEANPNKYKSLY from the coding sequence ATGTTGCAAGAAACACCTATAGATAATAAACAAAAACTATCTTTTAAAGACTTTAAAACAGAAGTTTTAAATGATTATAAAATAGCTAAAATTAGTAGAGAGTGTAGTTTATTAGGACGTAGAGAAGTTTTAACAGGTAAAGCTAAATTCGGGATTTTTGGTGACGGAAAAGAAGTGCCGCAACTAGCAATGGCTAAAGCTTTTAAGTTGGGCGATTTTAGATCTGGTTATTATAGAGATCAAACTTTTATGATGGCTATTGGAGAGTTAACTCCACAACAATTCTTTGCTGGTTTATATGCTCACACAGATATTAAAGCAGAACCTATGTCTGCAGGAAGACAAATGGGTGGTCACTTTACAACACACAGTTTAAACGAAGACGGCAGCTGGAAAAACTTAACAAAACAATACAACTCTAGTGCAGACATTTCTCCTACAGCAGGTCAAATGCCACGTTTATTAGGTTTAGCACAAGCCTCTAAAATATATAGAACAGAAAAAAGCGTACAACATAAATCTAAATTTTCTATAAACGGAAACGAAGTTGCTTGGGGTACTATTGGTAATGCTAGTACTAGTGAAGGTTTATTTTTTGAAACTATAAATGCAGCAGGTGTTTTACAAGTACCAATGGTAATGAGTGTTTGGGATGATGAATACGGAATTTCTGTACATGCGAAACATCAAACTACAAAAGAAAGCATTTCAGAAATTTTAAAAGGATTTCAGAGAGAACACAACAAAGCTGGTTACGAGATATTTGTTGTAAATGGTTGGGATTATGTTCAACTTGTTGACATATATAGCAAAGCTGCAAAAATTGCCAGAGAAGAACACGTTCCTGTTTTAATTCACGTAAAAGAATTAACACAGCCACAAGGCCATTCTACTTCTGGATCTCACGAAAGGTATAAAGATAAAAAAAGATTAAATTGGGAGAAAGATCACGATTGTATTACAAAAATGCGAAACTGGATTTTAGACTTCGAATTAGAAACTGAAACGGGAGAAACTTTACGCTTTGTAGAATCTGAAGAAGATCTTATTATTTTAGAAAAAGAAGCAAAAAAAGAAGTTTTAAGTGCAAAAAGAAATGCTTGGAACGCTTTTATTAATGATATAAAAACAGAAGTAAATACTGCTTGCCAATTATTAGACAAGGTTGCTGAAAAAAGTAAAAACAGTAGTTTTATCAATAAACATAAAAAAGATTTAATTTCTATTGTAGAACCTAGTAGAAAAGATGTTTTATCTACCACTAGAAAAACATTACGATATTTAAGTGATGAAAACTTTGCTGAAAAAATATTACTACAAAATTTTATAAAAAACGCAATAAAAAGTGCTTCTGAAAAATTTTCTTCATACTTACATAGTGAGTCAAACCTTAGTGCATTAAACGTTTCTGAAAAGAAGCCTATATATTCTGATAGTAAAACATTAGTAGATGCACGAATAATTATGAGAGATAACTTTGATGCTATTCTTAAAAAACATCCAGAAGTAATTATTTTTGGTGAAGATGCTGGTTTTATTGGTGATGTAAACCAAGGACTAGAAGGGCTTCAAGAAAAATATGGTGAAATAAGAGTTGCAGATACAGGTATTAGAGAAGCTACAATTATTGGCCAAGGTATTGGTTTAGCAATGCGTGGCTTACGCCCTATTGCAGAAATACAATATCTAGATTACCTACTGTACGCTTTACAAATAATGAGCGACGATTTAGCAACGTTACATTATAGAACTTTCGGTAAACAAAAAGCGCCTTTAATTATTAGAACACGTGGCCACAGACTAGAAGGTATTTGGCATGCAGGTTCTCCAATGGGAGGAATTATAAATAATGTTAGAGGTATTCATGTTTTAGTACCTAGAAACATGACAAAAGCAGCTGGTTTTTACAACACCTTACTAGAAGGAGATGAACCGGCATTAGTGATTGAATGTTTAAATGGCTACCGATTAAAAGAAGAATTACCTGTAAATTTAGGTGATTACAAAACACAAATAGGTGTTGTAGAAACAGTAAAAGAAGGTACAGATTTAACTGTTGTTTCTTACGGATCTACCTTAAGAATTGTAGAAGAAGTTGCAAAAGAATTACTACAAGCAGATATTAATATAGAAATTATAGATGCACAAAGTTTATTGCCTTTTGACTTGAATCATGATTGTGTAAAAAGTTTACAAAAAACGAATAAATTGTTAATCATTGATGAAGATTTACCTGGTGGAGCTTCTGCTTATCTTCTACAAGAAATCGTAGAAAAGCAAAATGGATACATGTTTTTAGATAGTAAACCCGCTACCTTAACAGCCAAAGAACACAGAACAGCTTATGGTACAGATGGAGATTATTTTTCTAAACCATCTGCAGAAGATATTTATGAAAAAATCTATGAAATCATGAATGAAGCGAATCCTAATAAATATAAAAGTCTGTATTAA